ACGTGCTGTCAAGAGATTTGATGACGGCCATCGGCTCTGCAATGACCTTATGGGCTGCCTGCAGGAACGTGCCAAGATAGAAAAATCCTATGGTGATCAGCTAACGGCATGGTCCAAGAGATGGAGACAGCTCATTGAGAAAGGTCAGCATGTGGGATGGATGGGGTCAATAAAATAAACAGCTTGACAAATGAATGTACTTTACGTTGTCTTTCAACTGGCCAAAGCCCAGCTTTCGCAGTTTGATGTTTGCTCTCTGGTAATATTTGGCCGCGTGTATATTGCACTAAATATTTTATCTGGGATGAATAATTTTGTCCGACCCCCAGGCCCACAGTACGGCTCAGTGGAGAGAGCCTGGCTGGCTGTCATGACCGAGGCAGAGAAGGTGAGTGAGCTGCACCAAGACGTGAAGAACAACCTGGTGAACGAAGACGTAGAGAAAGTGAAGAACTGGCAGAAGGAAGCCTATCACAAGCAAATGATCGGTGGCTTCAAAGAGGCCAAGGAGGCGGAGGAAGGCTTCAAAAAGGCTCAGAAACCGTGGGCCAAAAAGCTCAAGGAGGTGAGGGGGATCAAAACAcatttattagggctgcacgatatgaggaaaatatctaattgcgattatttggACTCATAATACTACTGCGATATGATTTATAATATtgaagggaatgatcatttttgtataattttcattttcactgaaaaatattagaataaaaaaaatgtatgtgtgatttttgcgaggatctgtaccaaacaaagatttttttctttagtctgtgggATACAATTTGTatgccgggacgtctctgcagcaccacaatacttaattcagaatggattgacacatattttgcctttaacaaaccCCTCTGCGATTTAGGTATTGCTCTAATCCATATTGGGatttattgtgcagccctaaaatGTATATGAATCATCACTCATCAATCATCATTTGTCGCTGTATTCACTTCATAAATGAGCTGCCTTCTGGTTCTTCCTGGCTCACACCTTGTGCTTGTGATTTTGTTGTCTTGCTTGTGTCCAGCTGTGTTACATCAACATCCATTCACGCTTCTGTCACTCTCCACTATTTTATACTTTAAACTTAAGATCATGTTAAAAGATAAAATACATGAGTGGGGAGGGGGATGCAATACATAAAGTAACACGAGTCCTTGCTGATCTttgaaggttttttttaacctttttttttattgatttattttcatgatcatTGGTTATTAAGTGTCTGACCCTATACATTATAAATAGTTATAGTTAAAATAGTTATAAAATTTAAACTATACAGTTTTAATTTGTGTAATTTTGTAGATACTTACTTCTCTGCTTAAAACCATTGATTTAGCACTGTGTTTAAGGTTGATTgaattttccttttgttttagctCTTCTGAGGGGCTGTTTGGGTTTGTTGCTTGGGGTTGGACCTGTATGATATGAGAGGATTTAGACCCTATTAGACACAGGCCTGACTGGGATTTCTTAACTCTACATGGAAACATGAATTCCCTACGTGTGCGTTGATATCAAAAACCGAAATGGACTGGAGCAAGTAGTAGCAGTATTGTATGTTCTCACATTGATCTTTTAAATAGCAAAATCAGGCTCTGATCCTGGATATCAGGACATAATAATATTTAGGCAGTTATGTTACTGATCACATTCAAATCTAGTATCATGTGTCTGGGCAAGGTCCTTCCTACTTTGAGATGAGTTGATGTGACTTCCTTCCTTAATGTCATATTAGATCATGTACGTGAGAAACTGACAATGCCTGTCTTTGGACATACAGATGGAAGCAGCTAAGAAATCCTACCACATGGCCTGCAAGGAGGAGAAGCTGGCTGCAGCCCGAGAGGCCAATGGCAAGACTGAGGCTTCTGTCACAGTAGACCAGCAGAAGAAACTCCACGAGAAAGTGGACAAATGCAAACAGGATGTGCAAAAGGTGAGAACAAGCCCGGGAAAACCAAGTGAAGAGATAAAAGTATTTTCACTTTGTTTAGTTTGAGGCGGGTGGAAAATCAAAGACGTCcagaaaaacatatttattcAAAAACATTGCCCCAGCGCCTTTAAACCTTTTAAAGATTAGTTATGGTGCAAGCTCAAAGGGACATTTAAATTGTACATGGGCATACATTTGGGATCAATTTACTTCCAGAATATCAAGTTACAAATAAACCAGCTGTTAAAGATTAAATAGATTATTATTAGAATAATATTTTCCCACAGAGGCTTCagttgtcagtgtgttttctgttttctgtgtcaGGCTAAAGAGAAGTACGAGAAGTCTCTGGAGGAGCTGAATAAGTGCACCCCGCAGTACATGGAGTGCATGGAGCAGGTGTTTGACCAGTGCCAGCAGCATGAAGTCAAGAGGCTGACTTTCCTCAAGGAGGCCTTGCTGGACATCAAACGCCATCTTAACCTCACAGAGAACGCAAGGTTAGACGGGCGAAAAAGGAGACCGTTTTATTTAGGTTTGGTAGATCAGCTGGTTTAGGATCACTGACTGCAGGCTGActgtgacatactgtatgtactgtatgagcGGTAAAACTCTGTTTTTCCTCATGATTTCATATATTTATTGATCGCATTTTTGGCCGGCTGTATAATCTTCTGTTTTACCGTCAACTCTATGTGC
This genomic interval from Perca fluviatilis chromosome 5, GENO_Pfluv_1.0, whole genome shotgun sequence contains the following:
- the LOC120558708 gene encoding protein kinase C and casein kinase substrate in neurons protein 1-like, whose amino-acid sequence is MSGSYDECAGADDTMDSFWEVGNYKRAVKRFDDGHRLCNDLMGCLQERAKIEKSYGDQLTAWSKRWRQLIEKGPQYGSVERAWLAVMTEAEKVSELHQDVKNNLVNEDVEKVKNWQKEAYHKQMIGGFKEAKEAEEGFKKAQKPWAKKLKEMEAAKKSYHMACKEEKLAAAREANGKTEASVTVDQQKKLHEKVDKCKQDVQKAKEKYEKSLEELNKCTPQYMECMEQVFDQCQQHEVKRLTFLKEALLDIKRHLNLTENASYATIYRELERTILGANTQEDLKWFSNNHGPEMPMNWPAFEEYNPDQASAPPKKKKPDGAPPTPSTDHVAPPGDRSSVSSYEKNQGFSTEWSDDEQPTANSGNENGGNGNSFEDDVSTTGKSVRVRALYDYEGQEQDELTFKAGDELTKTEDEDEQGWCRGRLDSGREGLYPANYVEPI